Within Chlamydia pneumoniae TW-183, the genomic segment ATGGATTTTTATTGCGACTCTCGCAGCTATAGGAAATGCGGGCGTACCCATGGGATGCTACTTTCTTACTCTTTCTCTTCTCACATCTATGAATGTTCCTTTATCTATATTAGGTCTCATCTTACCTTTTTATACTGTAATAGATATGATAGAAACTTCTCTTAATGTTTGGTCTGATTGCTGCGTAGTCAGTTTAGCAAACTAACAACTCTCAAAAAAACTCTCACTATAAAGGAGTGCTTTAACCATGAATAAAAAACACGCCAGTTTTTCATCTCGACTAGGATTTATATTCTCTATGATAGGGATTGCCGTTGGGGCAGGAAACATCTGGCGCTTCCCGAGAGTTGCTGCTCAGAACGGAGGTGGTGCATTCCTAATTCTCTGGCTATGTTTTTTATTTTTATGGTCCATACCCTTAATTATTATAGAACTCTCTATTGGGAAACTAACCAAGAAAGCTCCTATAGGGGCTTTAATTAAAACTGCAGGGAAAAAATTTGCTTGGGCTGGGGGCTTCATTACCCTTGTTACCACTTGTATACTCGCCTACTACTCTACAATTGTAGGTTGGGGATTAAGCTACTTTTATTATGCAGTTTCAGGAAAAATTCACCTGGGAAATGACTTTGCAAAATTATGGACATCCCACTATCAGAGTTCTATCCCTCTCTGGGCACACCTCACCTCATTAGGATTAGCCTATCTTGTCATTCGTAAAGGCATTGTCCATGGGATTGAAAAATGTAATAAAATCCTGATCCCCGCATTCTTTCTATGTACCATCGCTCTACTTTTACGAGCAGTGACTCTTCCAGGAGCCGTTCAAGGAATCAAACAACTCTTTAGTTGTGATAAAAGTTGCTTTTCAAACTACAAAGTATGGATAGAAGCTCTTACGCAAAATGCTTGGGATACGGGAGCCGGATGGGGCCTACTGCTTGTGTATGCGGGCTTTGCCTCAAAAAAAACGGGAGTAGTGAGCAATGGAGCTCTAACAGCTATATGTAATAACCTTGTTTCCTTAATCATGGGGATCATTATCTTTTCCACATGTGCTTCTTTAGACATTTTAGGAACCACGCAGCTACAAGATGGAGCAGGAGCTTCAAGCATAGGGATTACCTTTATCTACCTACCAGAGTTATTTACCCGTTTGCCTGGAGGAATTTATCTAACCACCCTGTTTAGCTCTATTTTCTTCCTAGCATTTTCTATGGCAGCGCTTTCTTCCATGATTTCCATGCTTTTCCTTCTCTCACAGACTCTTGCAGAATTTGGAATCAAGCCCTACATTTCTGAAACCCTGGCAACAATCATTGCCTTTGTCCTAGGGATCCCTTCTGCACTTAGTCTCACATTTTTCTCTAACCAAGATACCGTTTGGGGAGTTGCACTTATTGTAAATGGCTTGATCTTTATTTACGCAGCTTTAGTCTATGGCTTCCCTAAACTAAAGAAAGAAGTCATTAACGCTGCTCCTGGAGATCTCCGACTCAACAAAGCCTTTGATTATATAATCAAATATTTACTCCCAATTGAGGGAATTCTTCTTTTAGGATGGTATTTCTATGAAGGACTCTTCCCTGAAAATGGTCAGTGGTGGAATCCTATTTCTCTCTATAGTCTGGGCAGTTTAGTCCTGCAGTGGTCTTTAGGACTCATAATCTTATGGAAGTTCAATAAACAACTTTATTTAAGATTTTCCCGTTACAATCACGAAATTCTATAAATCCAATCGATAATTCTACTCTGAATATTCAGGGTAGAATCACAGCATTTTGGAAAGAAAAAAATATTTAAAGATTGAAAATAACGTTTTTCCTGGCCTAGTATGTTTGGCATTAATCTATTTTTAGATAGGAAAAACATATGTCAGCACCTATACCAACCCCACAAGAATTGTCAGACCAAATCACCTGCTTAAATGTCCAATACCAACAGGTATCCGAACTAGCAAGAGAAAACAAAGGAGATATTGAAGGCTTAAAAACACTGACTGCGGCTCTAACCGCTGATGCTGGCATACAGCCTTCAGCTGATGAAATCTACTCATTGCAAACAGCCGCAGCCCTAATCTTATCTGCTTCCGAAAAACCTGGAAGCGGTCCCTCTGGAAGTACTGAAGGATCTGTTACTGTTCAATCTCCATGCAAATTCAAAAAAGTACTAGCAGTCGTATTAACGATAATTGCTTTAATTGCAATTGCTGTACTTATAGCTTGTATTATTGCTGCTTGCGGAGGTTTCCCTCTACTTCTATCAGCTCTTAACCTATATACCATAGGTGCTTGCGTATCACTACCAATTATAGCTTCAACCTCGGTTGCGCTTATTTGCTTGTGCACATTTGTAGCAAACTCTCTAATTAAACCCGTAATTACTGTCCGTACAACAAGATAATAAGTAAAAAACACAAAAAATAGTGATTTTATGACCTCACCGATCCCCTTTCAGTCTAGTGGCGATGCCTCTTTCCTTGCCGAGCAGCCACAGCAACTCCCGTCTACTTCTGAATCTCAGCTAGTAACTCAATTGCTAACCATGATGAAGCATACTCAAGCATTATCCGAAACGGTTCTTCAACAACAACGCGATCGATTACCAACCGCATCTATTATCCTTCAAGTAGGAGGAGCTCCTACAGGAGGAGCGGGTGCGCCTTTTCAACCAGGACCGGCAGATGATCATCATCATCCCATACCGCCGCCTGTTGTACCAGCTCAAATAGAAACAGAAATCACCACTATAAGATCCGAGTTACAGCTCATGCGATCTACTCTACAACAAAGCACAAAAGGAGCTCGTACAGGAGTTCTAGTGGTTACTGCAATCTTAATGACGATCTCCTTATTGGCTATTATTATCATAATACTAGCTGTGCTTGGATTTACGGGCGTCTTGCCTCAAGTAGCTTTATTGATGCAGGGTGAAACAAATCTGATTTGGGCTATGGTGAGCGGTTCTATTATTTGCTTTATTGCGCTAATTGGAACTCTAGGATTAATTTTAACAAATAAGAACACGCCTCTACCGGCTTCTTAAAAAAATAAATTGAATTAGAATAAGTAATAGTAATTTTCTTCATACCTCCCTTGCAATTAATCACTTTGTTCTTATAAAATGTCTTCTTTTGCTTGGGTAGGTATGGAGTATGCAGAGAGTTTTGCGACTGCTGTTTAACCTACATCATGGGGAAGAAAAAAGGGCTTTCCTTTTTTTTCTCTTGGGATTGGTCTGGGGGATAGGTTGTTACGGCACTCTCTCTCTAGCTGAAGGCTTATTCATTGAAAAATTAGGATCGGCAGAATTACCAAAAATTTATTTAGGTTCTTCTCTGATCCTTTGCGTTCTTTCATCCCTAATTCTTTACAATCTTTTTAAAAAACACATCTCAGCAACAGCTCTTTTCTTAATTCCTGTTTCTTTATCTATCCTTTGTAATTTTTATCTTATTCTCTCTTCTATCTTTGCTATCGATCCCCCCCGGTCTCCTCTGTTTTTCTATCGGATTGTAATTTGGAGTTTAACGATTCTCTCTTACACGAGTTTTTGGGGATTTGTAGATCAATTTTTTAATTTACAAGATGGAAAACGACACTTCTGTATTTTTAATGCTATCATCTTCTTAGGAGATGCTATCGGCAGCGGAATCATAGCTAGCCTGGTACACACAATAGGAATCCAGGGCATCCTGATTTTATTTACAGCAGCCCTGGTCCTGACATTCCCTATCGTATTCTATGTTTCAAAATCTCTAAAGTCGCTTTCCGATGACCATGACCTTTTCATAGATACAGGCCACCCACCACCCTTATCAAAAGCATTGAAACTCTGTTTTTATGATAAATATACTTTTTATCTGCTTTGCTTTTATTTTCTCATGCAATTGCTAGCGATTGCTACAGAGTTTAACTATTTAAAAATCTTTGAAATTCAATTTGCCTCTAAGGAAGAATTCGAACTCGTCGCACACATAGGAAAGTGTTCCCTGTGGATTTCTTTAGGAAATATGTGCTTTGCTCTTTTCGCCTACAGTAGAATAGTAAAGCGTCTTGGAGTCAATAATATCATTTTATTTGCTCCGCTATGTTTCTTAAGCCTCTTTCTATTTTGGACCTTTAAAACAACCCTAAGCATTGCTGTCCTTGCTATGGTAGTACGTGAAGGCGTTACCTACGCTCTTGATGACAACAACCTCCAACTACTCATCTATGGAGTCCCCAACAAAATCCGAAACCAAATTCGCATCGTAGTGGAATCCTTTATAGAACCTATCGGGATGTTGGTCTGGTCCTTAGTCTGTTTCTTGTCTTCTCAACAATATGTGTTCTGCCTAATCATCTCACTAATCGCCACTATTCTGGTTTGCCTCGTACGCTCTTATTATGCGAAGGCGATTCTCAAAAATCTATCTGCACAAGCCCTACAACTTACCCGCTCTATGCAAGATTGGATCAAATCTATGACAGTTAAACAAAAGAGACAAGTCGAACTCTTCTTACTTGCTCATCTTAAACACCCCAGTGAGCGTCATCAAACCTTTGCTTTTCAACATCTCTTAAATCTAGCAAGCCGCAGTGTCCTTCCAAGCCTCCTTGCCCATATGAACAAGCTCAGCCTCCCTAATAAACTCAAGACTATAGAAATGGTAAAATCTAGCTTATGGGCCAAAGATTTTCTAACCTTAGAGCTCCTGAAACGTTGGACAAGTATTTTCCCCCATCCTGCCATCGCATCAGCAATACATCTTTATTTTGCAGAACACGATCTCCTACATATCACTCATATTGCTGAAGACCTCTATGATACTGTTGGTGATAGACTTCTTGCCGCAATTCTTACAGTAAGAAGACAGGAAGCTTATGGGCCCTATCGAGACCTTGCAGACAAGCGCCTGAAAGAACTACTCAACTCGGATCAACCTGAAGATATAGTCATGGGGTTGACCATACTGAAATTAGAAAAGAATCCACAGAACTTCCCAATTCTTTTAGACTTCTTGAACACCAAAAACGAAGATATCTTAATTGTCACCTGCAAAGCCCTACACACTTCTGTTAGAGCTAATCATAAACCTTATTGCCCCGAACTTCTGAAAAGACTACGACAATGCTCGCATAATGATGAAGCAAGTCAATATCTATTAAAAACAATTAGCATTGCTTTAGATATCTCATTCGTAAAAGACTTACTGATGACAACATCACAACTAAAAAACACCTCTAGAAAATATGCTGAGGCTATGATTGGAGAGTTGGATAAAGAAGTCGCCCCAGCATTTCTCCAAGTCCTCACCGATGAGGGAACACACAATCGTTGTCGTATCCTTGCCGCCAAAGCCCTCTGTAAAATCGATAATTGGCTGCTGAAAAAACACGCGTATAAAATTGTGAAGTCTAAAGCAAGTAAGGCTCTGTTCTATTCCTATCACGGCCATTACATTCAAAAGAAATACCCCACATACAACCTCAGCTTGCTGGCAAACACATTAAATTCTAATTATTATGCAGAAGTAAACTTCATGCTCTCTCTCCTAGGGATTCTTGGTTCCATGGAGCACTCTGGTGTACTGATTCGAGCATTAACTAGTAAAAACCAAAAAATCAAAGCACAAGCACTAGAATCTTTAGAAAAAAACTGCGATAGCCACTTATTCTCTTTACTAGAACCCTTTGTTAATCAACCAGGCATGTGCTATAGCGAAAAATACTACTTCAAATGTGGTGTGATTCCTCTAACTCTTAAAGAACTTTTAAATATGATGGAAAACTCCCCATCATCTTTAAACAAACTAACAGCACAGCAACTCAAAGAAGAACTTTCCTATTGCGATCCAGACTTCCAATCTGTAAATACAATCTATAACCAAGAACATGAAGACTTCAGGACAGAGGAATCAGAAACCCTAATATCTTTCTTATCTATCTAAACTTCAATGATTCCAATTTAGATATCCACAGAAAAACCTTGGGAAACTGAAGATTTAAAAAAACCAAGATTGATTTATAAGTTTCGACTGCAAGAAAAATCAATTTCAACGGTTCCTTCTTGAAACTCTTCTATCTTAAAGGTAAGATCTACGTATCAAGTATTACATCTGTGGTGATATTAAAATCTTTGATTTTAACAACACTGATTCTTCTTAAACCATTGTGGAGGCTTTTCTTTAAACTACCTGCATCGTAGTTATTGCTTCTATCCTTCCCAAAATAATACAATCCATCTCAAGGATACGTCTCTGTGCCTTTACTTTTGTCAAAAACTAAAACTATGGTGTGAATAAGGAACTTTTTTATGAATTTGATCGATCGCGCCTTTCTACTAAAAAAAACGATTATATTCCAATCTTTAGACATGGACCTTCTTTTAACAATTGCCGATAAAACTGAAACGATAATATTTAAGCCTGGCAGCAATGTATTCTCTATAGGACAACCTGGATTCAGCTTTTATATCATTGTAGAAGGATACATTACGATCTCTAAAGAAAAACTAGAGTCTCCTCTAAATTTAAAACCTTTAGATTGTTTTGGAGAGGAAAGCTTATTCAATAATAAGCCCAGGGAATACAATGCTTCTGCAAATACACAAGTCCGCATGCTAGTTCTTAGCAAAGGACAAATTCTAAACATTGTGGAAGAGTGCCCATCCGTAGCTTTATCTTTTTTAGAGCTCTATGCTAAACAAATCAAGTTCAGAGAACCTTAAAAAGACAAAATAAATCTTTCTAGATGAGCTACTCTATAGAAAAAAAGGCACGCCGTAATCACTATTGAAAAACAATAGCTTTAAAAAAGATTACGACGCACCCAGAATATAAGAAAGTTTATTGTTCAGCTTGACGTTTCTTAATATAAGTAAATACATCCCCGACAGTACGAAGCTTCTCAGCATCTTCTTCTGAAATTTCAAAAGCAAATTTTTCTTCTAAAGTCATAATCAATTCTGTTAAATCTAAACTATCAGCATTCAAGTCTTCAATAAAAGAAGAGTTCTCATTAACTTCTTTTGGATCCACTCCTAACTGCTCAACAATAATTGCTATTACATCATCTTCTAAACTCATTGCTTATATCCTTTTACTATTTAAACTATACAATACTTCACTATTCCCTAGGGACAAAGAGAAAGAGAATTAGTATCGCAAAAAATCATTTTTTATTCGACGGTTACTTAATTAGTTCTCGAAGAGAAATTTTCAAATCCCTTTCTTCTATTGTCTTAGTAAGTCAATCCCCCATCAACAACCAGTGTCTGCGCGGTCATATAGCTCGATAACTGCGAGGCTAAAAACAACGCCACACGAGCAACATCTTCTGGAGTGCCAGCCCTACCTAAAGGGATCGACTTAAGCCACTCAGCTTTTAAATTGTCATTCAACACGCTTGTCATGTCTGTTTCAATAAAGCCTGGAGCAAGGCAGTTGACACGAATATTTCTTGCAGCTACTTCCTTAGCTAAAGATTTTGTGAAAGCAATAATCCCAGCTTTAGCAGCAGCATAGTTGGTCTGGCCCGCACTACCGATCTTAGCAACAATAGAAGCCACATTTATAATAGATCCTGAACGCGCCTTAATCATATGGCGAATCACTGAGGAACATGTATAATACAAGGAAGTCAAGTTGGTGCTAATCACCGATTGCCAGTCGTCCTCAGACATACGCATCAACAAATTATCCCTGGTAATGCCTGCATTATTTACCAAAATATCTATTTTGTTGTGCTTATCTAAAAATTTCTGCACGCAATCTTTCACTCCACCATTATGACTCACATCCACACGAGCAAAAGAAACTTCGCCACCCAAGCCTGTTAAACTTTCTATAACAGCCTGACCTCGCTCCTCATTCAATCCCCAAATTTCTACATCTGCTCCGTTCTCAAGAAAAAGCTTAACTATCCCGAGTCCAATTCCTCGAGATCCTCCAGTTACTATAACTTTTTTGCCTACTAATGTTATATCCATACAAATCATACCTCTGATAGGAATTTTTCAATCTGAGCAAAAGTACCAAGACTTGTAATCGGTTTAGAAATCCCTATAGAGCGATTTAAACCAGCCAAAACTTTTCCTGGACCTAATTCTAAAAACTCATCCACCTCTGATTCGATATGGTAACAACTCTGATACCATAACGTAGGTGATGTCATTTGCCGAGCTAAACACTCTCGCATTTCTTCAGTATTTACTAAAGATTTTCCTACCACGTGTGACACTAAGGGAAGGCTAGAATCTTTCATGCATAAAGCATAAATGTCTGGAGCTAAGCCATCTTGAGCAACTTGCATTAAAGGAGTATGAAATGCTCCAGACACCTTTAAACGAACTGCTTTTTTACATCCTAAATCACGAAATAACTCAATCGCTTGGTCTACTTTTTCTGCTATTCCAGCCACTACAAGCTGTTTGGGTGCATTATAATTAGCAATCCAAATTCCTTGACCAAGACTTGTTATATTTTCCTCTATAACTTCAGAGGGAAGCCCTAATAAAGCCGCCATAGCCCCTGGGCTCTGATTACAAGCTTCATTCATTAACTGACCACGCTTTCTAACAAGCTCAAGGCCGTCGAGCACGGAGATTCTATCGGAAGCAACTAAAGCAGTATACTCCCCTAAACTTAATCCAGAGACTAAAGAAGGCTGAATAGAAGAACGCTGAGATAGAACCTTTACCACAGCCATGCTATGAAGATAAATAGCTAGCTGACTATGTACTGTTTCCATCAAAAGATCCTCAGGACCTTCAAACATAATTGAAGTCAGAGAAAATCCTAACCTTTCATTAGCAAAATCAAAAAGCTCTCTAACCTCAGGATACTCCATATATAGGTCTTGTCCCATACCTACATATTGGCTCCCTTGTCCTGGGAACAAAAAAGCATAACGTTTTTTCATGAAATTATCGTCCTTATTAGACCTGCTTTAAAACTACTGCGCCCCAAGACAAACCGCCCCCAAAGGCAACTAAAAGTAAATAATCATCAAGCTTAATGGATTCTGTATGAACTAATTCATCCAAAGCAATGCCCACAGACGAGGCCGCAGTATTTCCATACTTATGTACACTCTTAAACACTCTAGACTCATCAATCTCAAAACGCTTCGCTAAAGCATCTATTATTCTTTCATTAGCTTGATGAGGTACAAACCAATCTATATCCTCTTCCTGAATGCCTGCCAGGGCTATCGAATGTTTAGCTGCCGTTTCCATACGTCTCACAGCATGCTTAAAAACTTCTTTTCCCTCCATAGCAATAAAATGTTTGCCTGATTGTAAAGTCTCTTTAGAAGCAGGACAACGACTACCTCCAGCAGGAAGGCTTAATAACTCTCCTAGCTTACCATCTGCGCCTAAAGACAACCTATTAATCTCTAAAGATCCTGGCCGACTCTCCCCTATGACACAAGCAGCTCCTCCATCTCCAAACAACACACAGGTATTCCGATCTGTATAATCTACAAAAGAAGACAACTTATCAGCAGCAATTAACAATACATGGTTATATGTACCTGATTCTACATAAGCCTTAGCTACAGACAAACCATACAAATACCCAGTACAAGCCGCCTGGCAATCAAATGTAGGGACATCCTCAATGCCTAAATGTGCTTGAGCAAGAGCTCCGCTTGATGGGAAAATATAATCTGGTGCTGCTGTCGAGAAAATGATACAGTCAATCTGATCCTTGCTTAAACCCGCATTTGCTATAGCTTTCTCTGCAGCGATGGCTCCCATAAGAGAAGTGTACTCCTGAGGTCCAGCAATACGACGCTCTTTGATCCCCGTTCTGGTCACGATCCACTCATCAGAGGTATCTACCATTTTTTCTAAATCTGCGTTTGAAAGAACTTTCTCAGGCAAATAGGAACCCGTTGCCCAAATTGCTGCTTTTTTGTTTTTATTCACAGAGAACCACATGTAAAGAAAAAAGCTAGTATACTATTCAGAGAGTTTATACTCTAACCTTAATTTAGGCCCCAGACCCGAATGTAAAAATAAAATTCACATCACTATGACAAGATATCCAGATTACTTATCTAAATTAATTTTCTTTTTACGAAAACTTCCAGGAATTGGATTTAAAACAGCAGAAAAACTTGCTTTTGAACTCATCTCTTGGGACAGCGAACAATTAAAAATATTAGGTAACGCTTTTCATAATGTTGCTAGTGAGCGTAGTCACTGTCCCCTATGTTTTACTCTCAAAGAATCTAAAGAGGCAGACTGTCACTTTTGTAGAGAAGAAAGAGATAACCAAAGTCTATGTATTGTCGCTTCTCCAAAAGATGTTTTCTTTCTAGAACGTTCTAAAGTATTCAAGGGACGTTATCATGTTCTTGGTTCACTCTTATCGCCCATTACAGGGAAACATATAGAAAACGAGCGTCTCTCCATTTTAAAATCACGCATAGAAACGCTATGCCCAAAAGAAATTATCCTAGCCATTGATGCAACCTTAGAAGGAGATGCTACTGCCCTTTTTCTAAAACAAGAATTACAACATTTCTCTGTAAATATTTCCCGTCTAGCTTTAGGTCTTCCTATAGGCTTATCTTTTGATTATGTAGATTCAGGGACACTGGCAAGAGCTTTTTCTGGACGACACTCCTATTAGCAGCTCTCTTATCCTAAAAGTAAACAAGGTTCTCTTCTATGCTAGTCTTTCTTACTTTCCCCTAGGACACAGTGAATTATCGAATTTGCCTTAAAACCATGTAATCAGTAGAGTTATTTGAGCGACAAGGTTTATTAAGCTTTTTAAGGAAGCAAAAAACCCGCCGAAATATTCAGGCTCTAGTCTGAGCACAGTAATAATCCCGGTGTTAGGACGGGAAAAAATCAAACACAATTTAAATTTCTTTAGAAATACAAAAATAATCTAAGTAGTAAGGTCTTGTTAAAAAACTTCTTTGTCCCTATTTTTGTGCTTACCTCATTATCTGATAAACAAGCTTTCTATCTAGGGAAGACTCTTGGGAATGCTCATCATGCGAAATAAAGTTATCTTGCAAATATCTATTCTAGCGTTAATCCAAACCCCTTTAACTTTATTTTCTACTGAAAAAGTTAAAGAAGGCCATGTGGTGGTAGACTCTATCACAATCATAACGGAAGGAGAAAATGCTTCAAATAAACATCCCTTACCCAAATTAAAGACCAGAAGTGGGGCTCTTTTTTCTCAATTAGATTTTGATGAAGACTTGAGAATTCTAGCTAAAGAATACGACTCTGTTGAGCCTAAAGTAGAATTTTCTGAAGGGAAAACTAACATAGCCCTTCACCTAATAGCTAAACCCTCAATTCGAAATATTCATATCTCAGGAAATCAAGTCGTTCCTGAACATAAAATTCTTAAAACCCTACAAATTTACCGTAATGATCTCTTTGAACGAGAAAAATTTCTTAAGGGTCTTGATGATCTAAGAACGTATTATCTCAAGCGAGGATATTTCG encodes:
- the incB gene encoding inclusion membrane protein IncB, whose product is MSAPIPTPQELSDQITCLNVQYQQVSELARENKGDIEGLKTLTAALTADAGIQPSADEIYSLQTAAALILSASEKPGSGPSGSTEGSVTVQSPCKFKKVLAVVLTIIALIAIAVLIACIIAACGGFPLLLSALNLYTIGACVSLPIIASTSVALICLCTFVANSLIKPVITVRTTR
- a CDS encoding ketoacyl-ACP synthase III, translating into MWFSVNKNKKAAIWATGSYLPEKVLSNADLEKMVDTSDEWIVTRTGIKERRIAGPQEYTSLMGAIAAEKAIANAGLSKDQIDCIIFSTAAPDYIFPSSGALAQAHLGIEDVPTFDCQAACTGYLYGLSVAKAYVESGTYNHVLLIAADKLSSFVDYTDRNTCVLFGDGGAACVIGESRPGSLEINRLSLGADGKLGELLSLPAGGSRCPASKETLQSGKHFIAMEGKEVFKHAVRRMETAAKHSIALAGIQEEDIDWFVPHQANERIIDALAKRFEIDESRVFKSVHKYGNTAASSVGIALDELVHTESIKLDDYLLLVAFGGGLSWGAVVLKQV
- a CDS encoding MFS transporter, with amino-acid sequence MQRVLRLLFNLHHGEEKRAFLFFLLGLVWGIGCYGTLSLAEGLFIEKLGSAELPKIYLGSSLILCVLSSLILYNLFKKHISATALFLIPVSLSILCNFYLILSSIFAIDPPRSPLFFYRIVIWSLTILSYTSFWGFVDQFFNLQDGKRHFCIFNAIIFLGDAIGSGIIASLVHTIGIQGILILFTAALVLTFPIVFYVSKSLKSLSDDHDLFIDTGHPPPLSKALKLCFYDKYTFYLLCFYFLMQLLAIATEFNYLKIFEIQFASKEEFELVAHIGKCSLWISLGNMCFALFAYSRIVKRLGVNNIILFAPLCFLSLFLFWTFKTTLSIAVLAMVVREGVTYALDDNNLQLLIYGVPNKIRNQIRIVVESFIEPIGMLVWSLVCFLSSQQYVFCLIISLIATILVCLVRSYYAKAILKNLSAQALQLTRSMQDWIKSMTVKQKRQVELFLLAHLKHPSERHQTFAFQHLLNLASRSVLPSLLAHMNKLSLPNKLKTIEMVKSSLWAKDFLTLELLKRWTSIFPHPAIASAIHLYFAEHDLLHITHIAEDLYDTVGDRLLAAILTVRRQEAYGPYRDLADKRLKELLNSDQPEDIVMGLTILKLEKNPQNFPILLDFLNTKNEDILIVTCKALHTSVRANHKPYCPELLKRLRQCSHNDEASQYLLKTISIALDISFVKDLLMTTSQLKNTSRKYAEAMIGELDKEVAPAFLQVLTDEGTHNRCRILAAKALCKIDNWLLKKHAYKIVKSKASKALFYSYHGHYIQKKYPTYNLSLLANTLNSNYYAEVNFMLSLLGILGSMEHSGVLIRALTSKNQKIKAQALESLEKNCDSHLFSLLEPFVNQPGMCYSEKYYFKCGVIPLTLKELLNMMENSPSSLNKLTAQQLKEELSYCDPDFQSVNTIYNQEHEDFRTEESETLISFLSI
- a CDS encoding sodium-dependent transporter, which translates into the protein MNKKHASFSSRLGFIFSMIGIAVGAGNIWRFPRVAAQNGGGAFLILWLCFLFLWSIPLIIIELSIGKLTKKAPIGALIKTAGKKFAWAGGFITLVTTCILAYYSTIVGWGLSYFYYAVSGKIHLGNDFAKLWTSHYQSSIPLWAHLTSLGLAYLVIRKGIVHGIEKCNKILIPAFFLCTIALLLRAVTLPGAVQGIKQLFSCDKSCFSNYKVWIEALTQNAWDTGAGWGLLLVYAGFASKKTGVVSNGALTAICNNLVSLIMGIIIFSTCASLDILGTTQLQDGAGASSIGITFIYLPELFTRLPGGIYLTTLFSSIFFLAFSMAALSSMISMLFLLSQTLAEFGIKPYISETLATIIAFVLGIPSALSLTFFSNQDTVWGVALIVNGLIFIYAALVYGFPKLKKEVINAAPGDLRLNKAFDYIIKYLLPIEGILLLGWYFYEGLFPENGQWWNPISLYSLGSLVLQWSLGLIILWKFNKQLYLRFSRYNHEIL
- the fabD gene encoding ACP S-malonyltransferase, which encodes MKKRYAFLFPGQGSQYVGMGQDLYMEYPEVRELFDFANERLGFSLTSIMFEGPEDLLMETVHSQLAIYLHSMAVVKVLSQRSSIQPSLVSGLSLGEYTALVASDRISVLDGLELVRKRGQLMNEACNQSPGAMAALLGLPSEVIEENITSLGQGIWIANYNAPKQLVVAGIAEKVDQAIELFRDLGCKKAVRLKVSGAFHTPLMQVAQDGLAPDIYALCMKDSSLPLVSHVVGKSLVNTEEMRECLARQMTSPTLWYQSCYHIESEVDEFLELGPGKVLAGLNRSIGISKPITSLGTFAQIEKFLSEV
- a CDS encoding cyclic nucleotide-binding domain-containing protein, encoding MNLIDRAFLLKKTIIFQSLDMDLLLTIADKTETIIFKPGSNVFSIGQPGFSFYIIVEGYITISKEKLESPLNLKPLDCFGEESLFNNKPREYNASANTQVRMLVLSKGQILNIVEECPSVALSFLELYAKQIKFREP
- the recR gene encoding recombination mediator RecR, whose product is MTRYPDYLSKLIFFLRKLPGIGFKTAEKLAFELISWDSEQLKILGNAFHNVASERSHCPLCFTLKESKEADCHFCREERDNQSLCIVASPKDVFFLERSKVFKGRYHVLGSLLSPITGKHIENERLSILKSRIETLCPKEIILAIDATLEGDATALFLKQELQHFSVNISRLALGLPIGLSFDYVDSGTLARAFSGRHSY
- the fabG gene encoding 3-oxoacyl-ACP reductase FabG encodes the protein MDITLVGKKVIVTGGSRGIGLGIVKLFLENGADVEIWGLNEERGQAVIESLTGLGGEVSFARVDVSHNGGVKDCVQKFLDKHNKIDILVNNAGITRDNLLMRMSEDDWQSVISTNLTSLYYTCSSVIRHMIKARSGSIINVASIVAKIGSAGQTNYAAAKAGIIAFTKSLAKEVAARNIRVNCLAPGFIETDMTSVLNDNLKAEWLKSIPLGRAGTPEDVARVALFLASQLSSYMTAQTLVVDGGLTY
- a CDS encoding inclusion membrane protein IncC, whose product is MTSPIPFQSSGDASFLAEQPQQLPSTSESQLVTQLLTMMKHTQALSETVLQQQRDRLPTASIILQVGGAPTGGAGAPFQPGPADDHHHPIPPPVVPAQIETEITTIRSELQLMRSTLQQSTKGARTGVLVVTAILMTISLLAIIIIILAVLGFTGVLPQVALLMQGETNLIWAMVSGSIICFIALIGTLGLILTNKNTPLPAS
- the acpP gene encoding acyl carrier protein, which encodes MSLEDDVIAIIVEQLGVDPKEVNENSSFIEDLNADSLDLTELIMTLEEKFAFEISEEDAEKLRTVGDVFTYIKKRQAEQ